One Sphingobium sp. WTD-1 genomic region harbors:
- a CDS encoding DUF4160 domain-containing protein: MPTVLRIDGLRVVIYPNDHRPAHVHVKGADGEAVFILHCTDGPPELRESYGFKLPALGGIKDALQAALAALCAEWSAIHGSY; this comes from the coding sequence ATGCCGACTGTCCTGCGCATAGATGGCCTGCGGGTCGTGATCTATCCGAACGATCATCGTCCCGCTCATGTCCATGTTAAAGGGGCGGACGGCGAGGCGGTTTTCATCCTGCATTGCACCGATGGTCCGCCGGAGTTGCGGGAGAGCTACGGTTTCAAACTGCCGGCGCTAGGCGGCATCAAGGATGCCCTACAGGCGGCGCTGGCAGCCCTGTGCGCGGAATGGAGTGCTATTCATGGCAGTTACTGA
- a CDS encoding DUF2442 domain-containing protein, which translates to MAVTEQEFDQAEKRMTELRAAGHAVSARYDRRRARVVVALNTGVELTFPARLAEGLADAPPDALTDIEVSAAGLGLHWPKLDTDLYVPALLQGVFGSKQWMAQQLGAQGGRSRTAAKVAAARANGRKGGRPKKSANG; encoded by the coding sequence ATGGCAGTTACTGAACAGGAGTTCGATCAGGCCGAAAAGCGCATGACTGAACTGCGCGCCGCTGGCCATGCCGTCTCGGCGCGCTACGATCGCCGCCGCGCGCGCGTAGTGGTGGCGCTGAATACGGGTGTCGAGCTGACATTTCCGGCGCGGCTCGCCGAAGGCTTGGCCGACGCTCCCCCCGATGCGCTGACCGACATTGAGGTTAGCGCTGCCGGGTTGGGCCTGCATTGGCCCAAGCTCGACACCGATCTCTACGTACCCGCACTGTTGCAAGGCGTTTTCGGCTCGAAGCAATGGATGGCGCAGCAGCTAGGCGCGCAAGGCGGCCGATCGCGCACTGCGGCCAAGGTCGCGGCTGCGCGGGCGAACGGCCGCAAGGGCGGCCGCCCGAAGAAGTCGGCCAACGGCTGA
- a CDS encoding response regulator, whose protein sequence is MTSPGTRVSHEAAVLIVEDGPLVRAFAADILMDAGYRVFEACEAADALTILEGRDDIGTVFTDIEMSGMTGLALAGVITEGWPEIAILVTSGRIQPDPGTLPAGAAFIAKPYKADALIGQLAELVAR, encoded by the coding sequence ATGACATCACCGGGCACGAGGGTCAGCCATGAGGCGGCCGTTCTGATAGTCGAGGACGGACCGCTTGTGCGAGCCTTTGCGGCCGATATTCTCATGGACGCGGGCTATCGCGTGTTCGAGGCGTGCGAAGCGGCCGACGCGCTCACCATTCTTGAAGGCCGTGACGACATTGGAACGGTATTCACCGATATCGAGATGTCGGGAATGACCGGCCTGGCGCTCGCGGGCGTGATCACCGAGGGTTGGCCGGAGATCGCCATTCTCGTAACCTCCGGACGGATTCAGCCCGATCCCGGCACGCTGCCTGCTGGCGCTGCTTTCATCGCCAAACCCTACAAAGCCGACGCGTTGATAGGTCAGCTTGCCGAGCTGGTGGCGCGCTGA